tacttttccacgtcacattaaacaacaattaatatcataaagacgccttctacccgcatttattaattaatcaattatttaattaattaattttcccgaGCCTTACACCCAACATTGGGTAATCATTGGATTATGAATATCCATGTTGTATGTAACCTGGTGAACATTAAGGTCATCATCACCAACGGACCACTGTGAATCGATCTCATTTGGAATATGTATTAGGAATATTCGATCAATGTGTCCAAATGCCttgtaaaagaaaagaattcaaaacaaataataggCAAATTGATGGTCAATTATGATAATGTAATTAAAGATAAGCAAGCACCTCGTATTTGAAAAACATCGTAATGATTCCTGCCATAACTTCACCATAACGTATGGATTGTGGAGTTTGTATGGATTCCATGGTGAATAGAAGAATTGTAAGAGAAGAAGATTGgtaagagagaaaaatattagGCACATAGAAGAAGATGGATAATGAAGTAGAAAATTTAGTTCCCATTaggagtatatatatatatatatatataaaaaatagaaagacaATATGATAATGATAGGTATTCTAACAGTCACAACAATTTCTCATGATGGttcaaatttattgaatttcatTGGGAACTAACAAATTACATAGAGATCCTTTTAACAATCTTTCATTGAAATCCTTTAAAGAGTGGAGAATGTTATGAACgttgataaataatttaaatgaatgaagtagtaaaaatgaaatattcgACCTTGGATACaagtttaaaaaatgtaaatcatTTCACAGATAACAATTGATTGAACAGGtttgaccttttttttttgttcttcataAGTACATTGGAACATTTCGCATAAAAGCTTTGACCTTTTTGATGAATCTTGCATTTGCATATGatataagaacaaaaaattgGTGAGAAAAAGGAAAGCTCATACATTTCTGGTGTTCCACGCGGTATTAATCAATTTGAGAGTAAAACATCAATACAACACAGAAATACAACCTACGtaagtaattaaatatagttAAAGAAGAGAAGTTCTTACCATTGTAGTGTTCCACAAAGTATTCATTAATCTGAGAGCAAAATACAATCCAATAgagaaataaaacaaagtaaattagttaaatattataaaagtaaacaaaatcatagagaaaaaaaacaaaaatgaaagacaacaaaaaaatgtGACCTTTTTGGTCTTCTTCATCGTAATCATAAATGTGAGAGCAAAACATACAttcaacacaaaattaaaacacaGAAAAGTACTTAAATATggtataataacaaaaaaacgCAAAAAAGTTATTACATTTTTCATGATCTTCACTATGCTCATGAATCTGAGAGTAAAACATCAAgccaaaaaaaaagtatatctgagagcaaaaaatcaaatacaacaaaGAGAAGTAGTTAAAAATtgtagaagaacaaaaaaacaaaaaaaaattattacatttttcgTGTTCTTCACTATACTCATGAAACTGAGAGcaaaaattcaatccaacacaaaaataaaacaaaggaaAGTAagttagagataaaaaaatcgAAAAgagaaatacaacaaaaaaaagttgttaaataGAGTGGAAGAactaaaaatcacataaaagtTGAAACATTTTTGGTTTTATTCACGGTGCCCATGAATCTAAGAGCCAAACATACATCCAACAGAGAAATATAGTAGAATGacgaaaaaacgaagaaaaggTGTTACcaatttgagaagaaaaaaatcagtATGAGGGATGGAGGACAGACATTGATGGTGGAAGAGAGAAGAATAAAAGTTTGAGAGAAAGATAAAAGGCTAAGAggaaaggaagagaaagaggTGAGACCTGGTTTGGTTTTAAGAAGGTTGGAAAAAAATGCCACGTACGTGATATtacatttttgttaaaataaaatttaataattttgttaacaacttaaataaatataaattaaatatagaatagtaaaaaaattattaaaataagacatgaaatattgtatttaaataaatttatattcgtaCATAATCTAGGGATTTCAGGAATATGACGTTTCAGTGTCAACTTCAAATAAAATGGTTTGGGAATGCAAGAACAAGTAATGATCATTTCGTGTTGAAATGGTGGAGCATTAAAATCATGACTCTTTGTTCAGAGTCTGTTTATTGATATATTAGCAAATTAGGaaagaaaatttcataaaattttgtttttgaagtaAATATAATATACGTTGCGTTGCATGGTCAATTATGCAGTCATTATTGGGAATCGAAAACTGTCAAATTTTTATAGGAATGCAATAAGATCTTAACCCAGATTTCATGAtgattaaaagatatttaaatgttttttaaatattttataactatcCAAtactttacattttaattaatttgattaaattaaattaaataacttaacAATTTAAATCGTGTACTTTACATGATTTATAAGAcatcaaagaaaacaaaatataatatatacatgaGAATAAAATACATACATTAGAAGTTGGATTTAAAAAGTACATGGAATCAggacataatataaaaaacaatcggggccaaaagcccttactgcactggtgtttgatatttttaaactgGTGGCAGAtttttatgcctcgggtcaCCTCTAACCGAGGCAGATAaatgtttatgcctcgggtctatTTTAACCAGGCATATTGGATTGCTTTTCGAGTGGAATATGCCTCGAGTCACATCTAATTGAGGCAAatagatgtttatgcctcggtttaaAATCAGCCGAGGCAATAAGCCTTCTTTGGGTTTAAAAGAAATTGCGCCATTGTTCGTCTTTCTCGCGTGAAGTAGCgaccatttttctttctttcattttcgaACGCCATTTTTGCAAAAAACGTGGAGATTCCTTCTTCCACGCAGTTGTAGTTTCGTCTTTCCACCACTAGTCCGTCATTGAGCGGGCCTCCTCTATCACACGTGCCTCCTCCATTGTTGTCGCCGTAGAGGTTGTGAAGCCGCCTCTATTGTCGTCGTTCAATCCCGCTTGTAGGTATGtgcttttcctttttctaatcGTAAAACCCTCATGTGGGTTTCAAACGTCGATGTGTGTGTCGAAGTCGCGATTTGGCTCATGTTGCTTCAATCGTGGGTGGGTTCACGTTTTCTATTCATATATGGTGGTGAAGAGAGGTTGTTCTGCATCACCGACGAGATGAATGAAGGCATCGTGAAGTTGTTTCGCCTTGATGCGGTGGTTGAAGATGGTGGTAACGACACACTAGCGGCATTTAGGGTTTGAATGGTGGCTAGGGTTTCTTATTTGGgagaaggttgaagatgatgatgtggcacacTGTGGTTGGTGCATGTATGTGTACAAGGATCATGACTACGTGTCATGTTGTTGTTGAGTCAGaaagtacttttttttaatttgcgATGGACATTAGGCCTCGATTCCCTTTAGAATCAAGGTAGTAACCCTCGCATATGCCTTGGTTCATAATCGAGGCATAAACATATCATTTTTTTACCTGGCCAGCATATGCCTTGGGTgtaaaaccgaagccaaaagaCCAAAATAACCACGGCATAATCTCTTCCATGAACTAGTGTACAAGATAAAAATTCACTAATTTCGTGTCAAAGAATTCAAACCAACCAACATTACCACATATGCAGTTCATACTATAGAAAGTCCCAATTTTCTAACACATACAtattaaaacatgaaaatttatggATTTTTCATCTCATACTCACACTGACTAAATTACACTCACACATTAAAGCTACAAATTACAGAAACCAACATTCAttccaaataaataattaaaaatacccaCACAAAATTCGTCACATAATAACTGAAGTTTTAGTTTTCCTCACCTTTGAAGATAGATTCGAACTCTAAGAACCACAAAGGCACCTTTGAACTCATGAAAGTTCAATCTTGACCTAAGACAACGAAAAATAATTTGAGCGTGCCCACAAAGTCACTGATTAGAAGAGAGATAAGATGGAACCAAAAAGACATATGTAAGCAAGCAAAACTTGCATGAACcgtaaatgaaacaaaaaaggtGAGAGAATTGACTTACCCCAAATAAGAAACTAATCAATAGAAATTGAAGGTCTTGCTGCGAGAAACAATCCTAGGGTCTCAGTTTTACAAACGAACAAAGATGCAATGAGGAATGGAGATTCAAACATGGAGACGGAGGAGATAAAgttgagagaaagaaagaaagtggTTTCTAGttcttttgaaaacaaaaaatttggaatttaatgttatttagaaaaaataaatttatagtattttacaaaaaatgtcatcaattattttatatctattattttcaAGTCACATCAATTTAGTGACATGAGTATTTGGTGTTAATGTAAGACTAAACTTTGTTCTCCCTTTTCTTTCTCCCACGTATAATGTAAGACATTtccatcatttaaaaaataaatattgaatctAGACGTAAATGAATAATTTAGTGCtagtttacttatttttttttagcaaTGTTCTTAACATTTCGCTTTGTACATCTTTATATGTTCTTCCAACATGTAATTATATAAATGGCAAATAGAAATAACGATgagaattataataattataaatctcTTAATATACGTATTCGATTTTTATCACAACGGAATCTTcctatttttcttctctttttctccaCCCTCCTTGGAGCTTTCCCACTATTTTTGGCTGAAAATTGAGAACTACTTGTGTTGCCTTTGCTTGCTGTGATAACAACATCTCATCCAATACACACCTATATTACagctaaaaaaaaatattaatttaacaagATGGGCTTCTAAGTTTAGTATAGTGGATGTGATTGAACAGTGTTTTACTCATCATGATGAGGTTGAATGACATTTTTTATGTATGGATTATCCTCTACAATTAATGTTTAACATCTGATGATTAATCAAggtttttatttaagaaatataaatagacgcccatttaatttttattttccctcCGAAAAATTCTCTTTACCCTTGTCTCAATAAACCCTAACCATAACACGTAATAGACACGGCAAAGACTCCTTCAAAATGAACCCTCTAACCTTCCTACATTCTCTCTCACTGTCAAATGCCTTCCCCTAATTTCATCAACTTTTCTTTGaactttcttttttgttttttattttccattttgactctttaattttaattttaaattttttattattattttgttttagccATTCCTCTCTCCTAATTAGCAATCTATCTTTCAACTCGAAAACCCAATAATTAATCACCACCCTTCCCATCATTCCTCCTTATATATCTCTCTCTCGCAAACGcaccttctctctctctcactcttgAAAACTTATCGGAACTGTTTTGGTTTTGCTCCCTCCGTTCCTCACCATGGGCAACTGTTGCTCGGGCAACGCTGCCGATGGCCCGGCCGACAGCGACGCCGCTGATGACAAGGGAGAAACCAACCATCAAAATAGCATGCGTTCAGAcagcaacaacaaaaataatggcGAGGATAACGCTGGCGCCACCGCTACCACCCCACCGGCATCGGCGCCGCCACCTACGGTCACGTCACCTCCTTCGAAATCCTCAAAACCGGGCGCCATGGGCCCTGTCCTGGAGCGGCCGATGGAGGACGTGAGAGCAACGTACACCATTGGGAAGGAGCTAGGGAGAGGGCAGTTTGGTGTGACGCATTTGTGCACGGACAAAGTAACTGGTGAACAATTTGCATGCAAAACCATTGCCAAGAGGAAGCTTGTGAGCAAGGAGGACATAGAGGACGTGAGAAGAGAGGTGCAAATCTTGCACCACCTCTCGGGCCAACCCAACATTGTGGAACTTAAAGGTGCCTATGAGGATAAACAATCGGTGCATTTGGTCATGGAGCTTTGTGCTGGTGGTGAACTTTTCGATCGTATCATTGCCAAGGGCCATTACACTGAACGTGCTGCAGCTTCTTTGCTCAGAACCATTGTCCAGATTGTTCACACCTTCCATTCCATGGGTGTCATTCACAGAGATCTTAAGCCTGAGAATTTCCTCTTGTTGAGCAAGGATGAAAATGCACCCCTCAAGGCCACGGATTTTGGTCTATCCGTTTTCTTCAAAGAAGgtttatcttttcttctctttctccaaCTTTTTCTGCATTTCAGAATCTTGATTCTTCGTAcgtatttatgttttaatattcgcatcttttttctttaacagGAGAAATGTTCAAAGACATTGTCGGAAGTGCATATTACATTGCTCCTGAGGTTTTGAAGAGGAAATATGGGCCAGAAGTTGACATATGGAGTGTTGGTGTCATGCTATACATTCTTCTATGTGGTGTTCCTCCATTTTGGGCAGGTCTGtgttctcatttttcttttcaaacatACCACTTTATGCAAAACATTATCTTAAACAATGCACGTGTTTTTCTTCTGGTATAACGATCTATAATTACCAATTCAAATTACGAAAAACCACTGTCATAATACTTCTCAGGTCATTGCAGAACATACAAAATCTACTACTTTAAAGTTACAATTTCAAactgtaattaattaaaataattgaataataataatattaaaatagatttaagAATTAGAAAAACACATCATTAAGTGTTTAATTTAAGGACATTATATGATATACAGtattgggattttttttttttgttaaatcgGAAGATTGTGATGGCAAAAAATCACGATTTCAAATACTAAATTGTTGATttagtcctcatttttttttctacatctATGGTGTTTTGAACTGAAAAAGTGATTTGGTTTGCCAGAATCGGAACATGGTATATTCAATGCCATCCTAAGAGGCCACGTTGATTTTACAAGCGATCCATGGCCTTCAATTTCACCTTCAGCAAAGGATCTTGTAAGCAACATGTTGAATTCAGATCCCAAAGAAAGATTTACAGCAGCACAAGTTCTAGGTAAGCATATATTTTTCGCTGCTTGTTGCTTCACTTTCAATGCCTTTTCTCTAAAATCTCTTGCATTCATTTACAACTTCGTGATTCACTAACTAAATCAATGAAATTGTCGTGTAACAACAGATCATCCATGGATCAAGGAGGATGGAGAAGCACCTGATAAACCACTTGACAATGCTGTACTGAATAGGCTCAAACAGTTCAGAGCAATGAACCAATTCAAGAAAGTTGCTCTAAGGGTACTTCTTATTCTGCCCTAATTCTTATGaagataatttcttttttaagtatAAGTAAAGTAGCTAATATCAAGCATTTACAGGAtatttattcttcttttctacCTTTAGATATTATTGTTTAGAAATTCTATATCAACTAATAGAATAATGAATTTTACCAACTTGTTTTTATTAGTCAGCACATTTCTCTTGCTCCACATTGCATAGTGCAGGAAGAAAGCAAAAATAACGTTAAAGTTTACGAATGAATAGGTCATTGCTGGGTGTCTATCAGAAGAAGAAATCATGGGGTTGAAGGAAATGTTCAAGGGCATGGACACCGACAATAGTGGAACCATCACAATTGAAGAGCTCAAACAAGGGCTTGCAAAGCAAGGAACAAAGCTTTCAGAACAAGAAGTTAAGCAGTTGATGGAAGCTGTAAGTTATTCTTCTCTCCACTCCAATTTTTCACGCAACCAAAACATCATAGCACCAATTCTTATAGTACACCCAGATCACAATCATTTACACAGATAAAAATTCTCACTCTTCAACAAATTACAGGCTGATGCTGATGGCAATGGAACCATAGATTACGACGAGTTCATCACGGCAACGATGCAGATGAACAGAATGAACAGAGAAGAACATCTTTACACAGCTTTCCAATACTTCGATAAAGATAATAGCGGGTAAGAATTCAAGTTCAAATTCTTTATTAAGTTTTTTGGTGTTGTACTCCTTTGTTTCTACAAAATACACTgatgttgaaatatattaatatattttaaagatacaAGAGAAgaacagtaaaaaaaaactcacaGATAAATTGAAGATGTATATACATGCATACATATATTCATGTCAACCCTAAGTGAAGTACTTGGTTTGTTATAAGTAAAGGTTCTGATGTGATTTACATGCCACCAAAT
This portion of the Vigna unguiculata cultivar IT97K-499-35 chromosome 6, ASM411807v1, whole genome shotgun sequence genome encodes:
- the LOC114187639 gene encoding calcium-dependent protein kinase 34-like, giving the protein MGNCCSGNAADGPADSDAADDKGETNHQNSMRSDSNNKNNGEDNAGATATTPPASAPPPTVTSPPSKSSKPGAMGPVLERPMEDVRATYTIGKELGRGQFGVTHLCTDKVTGEQFACKTIAKRKLVSKEDIEDVRREVQILHHLSGQPNIVELKGAYEDKQSVHLVMELCAGGELFDRIIAKGHYTERAAASLLRTIVQIVHTFHSMGVIHRDLKPENFLLLSKDENAPLKATDFGLSVFFKEGEMFKDIVGSAYYIAPEVLKRKYGPEVDIWSVGVMLYILLCGVPPFWAESEHGIFNAILRGHVDFTSDPWPSISPSAKDLVSNMLNSDPKERFTAAQVLDHPWIKEDGEAPDKPLDNAVLNRLKQFRAMNQFKKVALRVIAGCLSEEEIMGLKEMFKGMDTDNSGTITIEELKQGLAKQGTKLSEQEVKQLMEAADADGNGTIDYDEFITATMQMNRMNREEHLYTAFQYFDKDNSGFITTEELEQALREFNMHDGRDIKEILVEVDGDNDGLINYDEFVAMMRKGNTDAATRKRRDSNYT